In a genomic window of Taeniopygia guttata chromosome 13, bTaeGut7.mat, whole genome shotgun sequence:
- the LOC100229617 gene encoding rho GTPase-activating protein 7 isoform X5, translating to MLSCLKSDDSEDDEPCAISDRWAYERCSQRWSRIESLPGFPAEEGAAAPTPGSPVLKIIRNEDSVFLDHGEKHDVSSIHSTSSADSDIVNSQKAFEDVETSTSSSRCSSVKVPSLDSAFSCSPPPSEFLNITSEEKLLDKSPSKKRKSLLKKMEKLHLRSCNLRSGQSKAKPIISEPVLLEGLNEEKMKMLNCVNISDLSGIRTKNHSSFSPQSCNSSNQSGNSSTGSTPSPVTKPGSPCEGRGTYAEHMDSSLLLLGNDLSQQNLKNDMTVPKNQMFQIPQGHKPGTFPTVLTDSSLSAPDSSSVNWRTGSFHGCRRSRSSSRDPPGPRSPLSGRDNRLSVYDNMPSTHLQGLEAAQVGDDDVFSELNSVIADVNGLKKLVDEWTEKLSDDGDSDFASDLTSLCPASPKESSLETEGSEDKTAGEAEGESSCGLGKELGSADLTYITDSKKTYRHGKQHWCVEETVSLESLSLQTDGQSAAQLARTQKLALLKLTALMDRYSPSSKQGWNWTIPKFIKKPKASDYKDKNVFGVPLLLNVQRTSHPLPNGILQALEYLRSHFLDQVGLFRKSGVKSRILSLREMNETNPNNVCYEGQSAFDVADMVKQYFRDLPEPIFTSRLCESFLHIYQYVPKDEQFQAVQAAILLLPKENREALKILLFFLRDVVAFVEENQMTPTNIAVCLAPSLFHLNTLRRDSSSSSSRSSQRKCSLGKPDQRELNENLAATQGLAHMIMECNRLFQVKLLPASPHHHR from the exons ATGCTCAGCTGTTTGAAG AGTGACGACTCTGAAGATGATGAACCTTGTGCAATAAGTGACAGATGGGCTTATGAGAGGTGCAGCCAGCGGTGGTCTCGCATTGAGAGCCTGCCAGGTTTTCCAGCAGaggaaggtgctgctgctcccaccccagGCAGCCCAGTACTGAAGATCATCCGCAACGAGGACAGTGTCTTTTTGGATCATGGTGAGAAGCACGATGTGTCCTCAATTCACAGCACCAGCAGTGCTGACAGTGACATTGTTAACTCCCAAAAAGCTTTTGAAGATGTGGAAACCAGCACGAGCTCCTCAAGATGTTCCTCAGTTAAGGTGCCCTCACTGGACTCTGCTTTTAGTTGTTCTCCTCCCCCaagtgaatttttaaatatcacCAGTGAGGAGAAGCTTTTGGATAAGTCACCATCtaaaaagaggaagagccttCTAAAGAAAATGGAGAAGCTGCACTTAAGGAGCTGCAATTTAAGGAGTGGTCAGTCAAAGGCCAAACCCATAATAAGTGAACCTGTTCTTCTGGAAGGTCTTAATGAAGAAAAGATGAAGATGCTGAACTGTGTAAATATTTCTGACCTCTCTGGCATCCGAACAAAGAAccattcttctttttctccccagagctgcaaCAGCAGCAATCAGTCTGGAAAtagcagcacagggagcaccCCAAGCCCTGTTACAAAACCAGGCAGCCCCTGTGAAGGAAGGGGGACGTATGCAGAGCACATGGACTCCAGCCTGCTGTTACTGGGGAATGATCTATCCCAGCAAAACCTAAAAAATGACATGACGGTCCCAAAGAACCAGATGTTTCAAATACCACAAGGCCATAAACCTGGCACTTTCCCCACAGTGCTTACAGATAGCTCCCTGTCTGCACCAGACAGCTCTTCTGTCAACTGGAGAACTGGGAGCTTCCACGGGTGCAGGAGGAGCCGGAGCAGTTCCAGGGATCCCCCAGGCCCCAGGAGTCCCCTGTCGGGCAGGGACAACAGGCTGAGTGTGTATGACAACATGCCCAGCACCCacctgcagggcctggaggccgcacaagtcggtgatgacgACGTTTTCTCAGAGCTGAACAGCGTCATAGCAGATGTCAATGGTCTCAAGAAGTTGGTTGATGAGTGGACAGAGAAGCTCTCAGATGATGGGGATTCTGACTTTGCCAGTGACTTGACCTCTTTGTGTCCAGCCTCCCCTAAAGAAAGCTCCCTTGAAACAGAGGGCTCAGAAGATAAGacagcaggagaggctgagggagagagcagctgtggcctGGGCAAGGAGCTTGGTTCTGCAGACCTGACATACATCACAGACTCTAAAAAGACCTACAG GCACGGGAAGCAGCACTGGTGTGTGGAAGAGACCGTGAGCCTGGAAAGCCTTTCCCTCCAGACTGATGGCCAGTCAGCTGCCCAGCTGGCCCGCACACAAAAGCTGGCACTGTTGAAACTCACAGCTTTAATGGACAGATATTCCCCTTCCAGTAAGCAGGGCTGGAACTG GACCATACCAAAGttcattaaaaaaccaaaagcctCAGACTACAAGGACAAAAATGTGTTTGGTGTTCCTTTACTTCTGAATGTGCAGCGAACAAGCCACCCCCTGCCCAATGGCATCCTGCAAGCCCTGGAGTACCTGAGGAGCCACTTTCTTGACCAG GTTGGCCTGTTCCGAAAATCCGGTGTTAAATCCAGGATTCTGTCTTTAAGAGAAATGAATGAAACCAACCCAAACAACGTCTGTTATGAAGGGCAGTCAGCATTTGATGTGGCAGATATGGTCAAGCAATATTTCCGAGACCTTCCTGAGCCTATATTTACCAGCAGGCTCTGTGAATCCTTCCTCCACATCTACCAAT ACGTGCCGAAGGATGAGCAGTTTCAGGCTGTCCAGGCTGCTATTCTCCTCCTCCCAAAGGAAAACCGAGAAGCTTTGAAAATCCTCCTGTTCTTCCTGCGAGATGTGGTGGCTTTTGTTGAGGAAAACCAGATGACCCCAACCAACATCGCTGTCTGTCTGGCACCTTCTTTGTTTCACCTCAACACCCTGAGGCGGGACagttcctcctcctcatccag ATCCAGTCAGAGGAAGTGCAGCTTGGGGAAGCCAGACCAGAGGGAGCTGAACGAGAACCTGGCAGCAACGCAGGGCTTGGCCCACATGATAATGGAGTGCAACAGGCTCTTCCAG GTAAAACTGCTGCCTGCCTCCCCGCACCATCACAGATGA
- the LOC100229617 gene encoding rho GTPase-activating protein 7 isoform X1 translates to MGLQFSCPRQDLLACRDTGVTSAQDSDPLQLPLPMEEIEAREACDWLRAAGFPQYAQLFEDMQFPIDVKTVRGDHEFLDGDAIESLFRRLNTLNKYASMKVEISRDRKRSDDSEDDEPCAISDRWAYERCSQRWSRIESLPGFPAEEGAAAPTPGSPVLKIIRNEDSVFLDHGEKHDVSSIHSTSSADSDIVNSQKAFEDVETSTSSSRCSSVKVPSLDSAFSCSPPPSEFLNITSEEKLLDKSPSKKRKSLLKKMEKLHLRSCNLRSGQSKAKPIISEPVLLEGLNEEKMKMLNCVNISDLSGIRTKNHSSFSPQSCNSSNQSGNSSTGSTPSPVTKPGSPCEGRGTYAEHMDSSLLLLGNDLSQQNLKNDMTVPKNQMFQIPQGHKPGTFPTVLTDSSLSAPDSSSVNWRTGSFHGCRRSRSSSRDPPGPRSPLSGRDNRLSVYDNMPSTHLQGLEAAQVGDDDVFSELNSVIADVNGLKKLVDEWTEKLSDDGDSDFASDLTSLCPASPKESSLETEGSEDKTAGEAEGESSCGLGKELGSADLTYITDSKKTYRHGKQHWCVEETVSLESLSLQTDGQSAAQLARTQKLALLKLTALMDRYSPSSKQGWNWTIPKFIKKPKASDYKDKNVFGVPLLLNVQRTSHPLPNGILQALEYLRSHFLDQVGLFRKSGVKSRILSLREMNETNPNNVCYEGQSAFDVADMVKQYFRDLPEPIFTSRLCESFLHIYQYVPKDEQFQAVQAAILLLPKENREALKILLFFLRDVVAFVEENQMTPTNIAVCLAPSLFHLNTLRRDSSSSSSRSSQRKCSLGKPDQRELNENLAATQGLAHMIMECNRLFQVKLLPASPHHHR, encoded by the exons AAATTGAAGCCAGAGAAGCCTGCGACTGGCTGAGAGCTGCTGGATTTCCCCAGTATGCTCAGCTGTTTGAAG ATATGCAGTTTCCCATTGATGTAAAAACTGTGAGGGGAGATCATGAATTTTTAGATGGAGATGCAATTGAATCACTGTTCAG AAGGTTGAACACATTGAACAAGTATGCATCAATGAAAGTGGAAATAAGCCGTGATAGGAAACGG AGTGACGACTCTGAAGATGATGAACCTTGTGCAATAAGTGACAGATGGGCTTATGAGAGGTGCAGCCAGCGGTGGTCTCGCATTGAGAGCCTGCCAGGTTTTCCAGCAGaggaaggtgctgctgctcccaccccagGCAGCCCAGTACTGAAGATCATCCGCAACGAGGACAGTGTCTTTTTGGATCATGGTGAGAAGCACGATGTGTCCTCAATTCACAGCACCAGCAGTGCTGACAGTGACATTGTTAACTCCCAAAAAGCTTTTGAAGATGTGGAAACCAGCACGAGCTCCTCAAGATGTTCCTCAGTTAAGGTGCCCTCACTGGACTCTGCTTTTAGTTGTTCTCCTCCCCCaagtgaatttttaaatatcacCAGTGAGGAGAAGCTTTTGGATAAGTCACCATCtaaaaagaggaagagccttCTAAAGAAAATGGAGAAGCTGCACTTAAGGAGCTGCAATTTAAGGAGTGGTCAGTCAAAGGCCAAACCCATAATAAGTGAACCTGTTCTTCTGGAAGGTCTTAATGAAGAAAAGATGAAGATGCTGAACTGTGTAAATATTTCTGACCTCTCTGGCATCCGAACAAAGAAccattcttctttttctccccagagctgcaaCAGCAGCAATCAGTCTGGAAAtagcagcacagggagcaccCCAAGCCCTGTTACAAAACCAGGCAGCCCCTGTGAAGGAAGGGGGACGTATGCAGAGCACATGGACTCCAGCCTGCTGTTACTGGGGAATGATCTATCCCAGCAAAACCTAAAAAATGACATGACGGTCCCAAAGAACCAGATGTTTCAAATACCACAAGGCCATAAACCTGGCACTTTCCCCACAGTGCTTACAGATAGCTCCCTGTCTGCACCAGACAGCTCTTCTGTCAACTGGAGAACTGGGAGCTTCCACGGGTGCAGGAGGAGCCGGAGCAGTTCCAGGGATCCCCCAGGCCCCAGGAGTCCCCTGTCGGGCAGGGACAACAGGCTGAGTGTGTATGACAACATGCCCAGCACCCacctgcagggcctggaggccgcacaagtcggtgatgacgACGTTTTCTCAGAGCTGAACAGCGTCATAGCAGATGTCAATGGTCTCAAGAAGTTGGTTGATGAGTGGACAGAGAAGCTCTCAGATGATGGGGATTCTGACTTTGCCAGTGACTTGACCTCTTTGTGTCCAGCCTCCCCTAAAGAAAGCTCCCTTGAAACAGAGGGCTCAGAAGATAAGacagcaggagaggctgagggagagagcagctgtggcctGGGCAAGGAGCTTGGTTCTGCAGACCTGACATACATCACAGACTCTAAAAAGACCTACAG GCACGGGAAGCAGCACTGGTGTGTGGAAGAGACCGTGAGCCTGGAAAGCCTTTCCCTCCAGACTGATGGCCAGTCAGCTGCCCAGCTGGCCCGCACACAAAAGCTGGCACTGTTGAAACTCACAGCTTTAATGGACAGATATTCCCCTTCCAGTAAGCAGGGCTGGAACTG GACCATACCAAAGttcattaaaaaaccaaaagcctCAGACTACAAGGACAAAAATGTGTTTGGTGTTCCTTTACTTCTGAATGTGCAGCGAACAAGCCACCCCCTGCCCAATGGCATCCTGCAAGCCCTGGAGTACCTGAGGAGCCACTTTCTTGACCAG GTTGGCCTGTTCCGAAAATCCGGTGTTAAATCCAGGATTCTGTCTTTAAGAGAAATGAATGAAACCAACCCAAACAACGTCTGTTATGAAGGGCAGTCAGCATTTGATGTGGCAGATATGGTCAAGCAATATTTCCGAGACCTTCCTGAGCCTATATTTACCAGCAGGCTCTGTGAATCCTTCCTCCACATCTACCAAT ACGTGCCGAAGGATGAGCAGTTTCAGGCTGTCCAGGCTGCTATTCTCCTCCTCCCAAAGGAAAACCGAGAAGCTTTGAAAATCCTCCTGTTCTTCCTGCGAGATGTGGTGGCTTTTGTTGAGGAAAACCAGATGACCCCAACCAACATCGCTGTCTGTCTGGCACCTTCTTTGTTTCACCTCAACACCCTGAGGCGGGACagttcctcctcctcatccag ATCCAGTCAGAGGAAGTGCAGCTTGGGGAAGCCAGACCAGAGGGAGCTGAACGAGAACCTGGCAGCAACGCAGGGCTTGGCCCACATGATAATGGAGTGCAACAGGCTCTTCCAG GTAAAACTGCTGCCTGCCTCCCCGCACCATCACAGATGA
- the LOC100229617 gene encoding rho GTPase-activating protein 7 isoform X3 translates to MTSPGEAPEIEAREACDWLRAAGFPQYAQLFEDMQFPIDVKTVRGDHEFLDGDAIESLFRRLNTLNKYASMKVEISRDRKRSDDSEDDEPCAISDRWAYERCSQRWSRIESLPGFPAEEGAAAPTPGSPVLKIIRNEDSVFLDHGEKHDVSSIHSTSSADSDIVNSQKAFEDVETSTSSSRCSSVKVPSLDSAFSCSPPPSEFLNITSEEKLLDKSPSKKRKSLLKKMEKLHLRSCNLRSGQSKAKPIISEPVLLEGLNEEKMKMLNCVNISDLSGIRTKNHSSFSPQSCNSSNQSGNSSTGSTPSPVTKPGSPCEGRGTYAEHMDSSLLLLGNDLSQQNLKNDMTVPKNQMFQIPQGHKPGTFPTVLTDSSLSAPDSSSVNWRTGSFHGCRRSRSSSRDPPGPRSPLSGRDNRLSVYDNMPSTHLQGLEAAQVGDDDVFSELNSVIADVNGLKKLVDEWTEKLSDDGDSDFASDLTSLCPASPKESSLETEGSEDKTAGEAEGESSCGLGKELGSADLTYITDSKKTYRHGKQHWCVEETVSLESLSLQTDGQSAAQLARTQKLALLKLTALMDRYSPSSKQGWNWTIPKFIKKPKASDYKDKNVFGVPLLLNVQRTSHPLPNGILQALEYLRSHFLDQVGLFRKSGVKSRILSLREMNETNPNNVCYEGQSAFDVADMVKQYFRDLPEPIFTSRLCESFLHIYQYVPKDEQFQAVQAAILLLPKENREALKILLFFLRDVVAFVEENQMTPTNIAVCLAPSLFHLNTLRRDSSSSSSRSSQRKCSLGKPDQRELNENLAATQGLAHMIMECNRLFQVKLLPASPHHHR, encoded by the exons ATGACATCCCCAGGTGAGGCTCCAG AAATTGAAGCCAGAGAAGCCTGCGACTGGCTGAGAGCTGCTGGATTTCCCCAGTATGCTCAGCTGTTTGAAG ATATGCAGTTTCCCATTGATGTAAAAACTGTGAGGGGAGATCATGAATTTTTAGATGGAGATGCAATTGAATCACTGTTCAG AAGGTTGAACACATTGAACAAGTATGCATCAATGAAAGTGGAAATAAGCCGTGATAGGAAACGG AGTGACGACTCTGAAGATGATGAACCTTGTGCAATAAGTGACAGATGGGCTTATGAGAGGTGCAGCCAGCGGTGGTCTCGCATTGAGAGCCTGCCAGGTTTTCCAGCAGaggaaggtgctgctgctcccaccccagGCAGCCCAGTACTGAAGATCATCCGCAACGAGGACAGTGTCTTTTTGGATCATGGTGAGAAGCACGATGTGTCCTCAATTCACAGCACCAGCAGTGCTGACAGTGACATTGTTAACTCCCAAAAAGCTTTTGAAGATGTGGAAACCAGCACGAGCTCCTCAAGATGTTCCTCAGTTAAGGTGCCCTCACTGGACTCTGCTTTTAGTTGTTCTCCTCCCCCaagtgaatttttaaatatcacCAGTGAGGAGAAGCTTTTGGATAAGTCACCATCtaaaaagaggaagagccttCTAAAGAAAATGGAGAAGCTGCACTTAAGGAGCTGCAATTTAAGGAGTGGTCAGTCAAAGGCCAAACCCATAATAAGTGAACCTGTTCTTCTGGAAGGTCTTAATGAAGAAAAGATGAAGATGCTGAACTGTGTAAATATTTCTGACCTCTCTGGCATCCGAACAAAGAAccattcttctttttctccccagagctgcaaCAGCAGCAATCAGTCTGGAAAtagcagcacagggagcaccCCAAGCCCTGTTACAAAACCAGGCAGCCCCTGTGAAGGAAGGGGGACGTATGCAGAGCACATGGACTCCAGCCTGCTGTTACTGGGGAATGATCTATCCCAGCAAAACCTAAAAAATGACATGACGGTCCCAAAGAACCAGATGTTTCAAATACCACAAGGCCATAAACCTGGCACTTTCCCCACAGTGCTTACAGATAGCTCCCTGTCTGCACCAGACAGCTCTTCTGTCAACTGGAGAACTGGGAGCTTCCACGGGTGCAGGAGGAGCCGGAGCAGTTCCAGGGATCCCCCAGGCCCCAGGAGTCCCCTGTCGGGCAGGGACAACAGGCTGAGTGTGTATGACAACATGCCCAGCACCCacctgcagggcctggaggccgcacaagtcggtgatgacgACGTTTTCTCAGAGCTGAACAGCGTCATAGCAGATGTCAATGGTCTCAAGAAGTTGGTTGATGAGTGGACAGAGAAGCTCTCAGATGATGGGGATTCTGACTTTGCCAGTGACTTGACCTCTTTGTGTCCAGCCTCCCCTAAAGAAAGCTCCCTTGAAACAGAGGGCTCAGAAGATAAGacagcaggagaggctgagggagagagcagctgtggcctGGGCAAGGAGCTTGGTTCTGCAGACCTGACATACATCACAGACTCTAAAAAGACCTACAG GCACGGGAAGCAGCACTGGTGTGTGGAAGAGACCGTGAGCCTGGAAAGCCTTTCCCTCCAGACTGATGGCCAGTCAGCTGCCCAGCTGGCCCGCACACAAAAGCTGGCACTGTTGAAACTCACAGCTTTAATGGACAGATATTCCCCTTCCAGTAAGCAGGGCTGGAACTG GACCATACCAAAGttcattaaaaaaccaaaagcctCAGACTACAAGGACAAAAATGTGTTTGGTGTTCCTTTACTTCTGAATGTGCAGCGAACAAGCCACCCCCTGCCCAATGGCATCCTGCAAGCCCTGGAGTACCTGAGGAGCCACTTTCTTGACCAG GTTGGCCTGTTCCGAAAATCCGGTGTTAAATCCAGGATTCTGTCTTTAAGAGAAATGAATGAAACCAACCCAAACAACGTCTGTTATGAAGGGCAGTCAGCATTTGATGTGGCAGATATGGTCAAGCAATATTTCCGAGACCTTCCTGAGCCTATATTTACCAGCAGGCTCTGTGAATCCTTCCTCCACATCTACCAAT ACGTGCCGAAGGATGAGCAGTTTCAGGCTGTCCAGGCTGCTATTCTCCTCCTCCCAAAGGAAAACCGAGAAGCTTTGAAAATCCTCCTGTTCTTCCTGCGAGATGTGGTGGCTTTTGTTGAGGAAAACCAGATGACCCCAACCAACATCGCTGTCTGTCTGGCACCTTCTTTGTTTCACCTCAACACCCTGAGGCGGGACagttcctcctcctcatccag ATCCAGTCAGAGGAAGTGCAGCTTGGGGAAGCCAGACCAGAGGGAGCTGAACGAGAACCTGGCAGCAACGCAGGGCTTGGCCCACATGATAATGGAGTGCAACAGGCTCTTCCAG GTAAAACTGCTGCCTGCCTCCCCGCACCATCACAGATGA
- the LOC100229617 gene encoding rho GTPase-activating protein 7 isoform X4: protein MTSPEIEAREACDWLRAAGFPQYAQLFEDMQFPIDVKTVRGDHEFLDGDAIESLFRRLNTLNKYASMKVEISRDRKRSDDSEDDEPCAISDRWAYERCSQRWSRIESLPGFPAEEGAAAPTPGSPVLKIIRNEDSVFLDHGEKHDVSSIHSTSSADSDIVNSQKAFEDVETSTSSSRCSSVKVPSLDSAFSCSPPPSEFLNITSEEKLLDKSPSKKRKSLLKKMEKLHLRSCNLRSGQSKAKPIISEPVLLEGLNEEKMKMLNCVNISDLSGIRTKNHSSFSPQSCNSSNQSGNSSTGSTPSPVTKPGSPCEGRGTYAEHMDSSLLLLGNDLSQQNLKNDMTVPKNQMFQIPQGHKPGTFPTVLTDSSLSAPDSSSVNWRTGSFHGCRRSRSSSRDPPGPRSPLSGRDNRLSVYDNMPSTHLQGLEAAQVGDDDVFSELNSVIADVNGLKKLVDEWTEKLSDDGDSDFASDLTSLCPASPKESSLETEGSEDKTAGEAEGESSCGLGKELGSADLTYITDSKKTYRHGKQHWCVEETVSLESLSLQTDGQSAAQLARTQKLALLKLTALMDRYSPSSKQGWNWTIPKFIKKPKASDYKDKNVFGVPLLLNVQRTSHPLPNGILQALEYLRSHFLDQVGLFRKSGVKSRILSLREMNETNPNNVCYEGQSAFDVADMVKQYFRDLPEPIFTSRLCESFLHIYQYVPKDEQFQAVQAAILLLPKENREALKILLFFLRDVVAFVEENQMTPTNIAVCLAPSLFHLNTLRRDSSSSSSRSSQRKCSLGKPDQRELNENLAATQGLAHMIMECNRLFQVKLLPASPHHHR, encoded by the exons ATGACATCCCCAG AAATTGAAGCCAGAGAAGCCTGCGACTGGCTGAGAGCTGCTGGATTTCCCCAGTATGCTCAGCTGTTTGAAG ATATGCAGTTTCCCATTGATGTAAAAACTGTGAGGGGAGATCATGAATTTTTAGATGGAGATGCAATTGAATCACTGTTCAG AAGGTTGAACACATTGAACAAGTATGCATCAATGAAAGTGGAAATAAGCCGTGATAGGAAACGG AGTGACGACTCTGAAGATGATGAACCTTGTGCAATAAGTGACAGATGGGCTTATGAGAGGTGCAGCCAGCGGTGGTCTCGCATTGAGAGCCTGCCAGGTTTTCCAGCAGaggaaggtgctgctgctcccaccccagGCAGCCCAGTACTGAAGATCATCCGCAACGAGGACAGTGTCTTTTTGGATCATGGTGAGAAGCACGATGTGTCCTCAATTCACAGCACCAGCAGTGCTGACAGTGACATTGTTAACTCCCAAAAAGCTTTTGAAGATGTGGAAACCAGCACGAGCTCCTCAAGATGTTCCTCAGTTAAGGTGCCCTCACTGGACTCTGCTTTTAGTTGTTCTCCTCCCCCaagtgaatttttaaatatcacCAGTGAGGAGAAGCTTTTGGATAAGTCACCATCtaaaaagaggaagagccttCTAAAGAAAATGGAGAAGCTGCACTTAAGGAGCTGCAATTTAAGGAGTGGTCAGTCAAAGGCCAAACCCATAATAAGTGAACCTGTTCTTCTGGAAGGTCTTAATGAAGAAAAGATGAAGATGCTGAACTGTGTAAATATTTCTGACCTCTCTGGCATCCGAACAAAGAAccattcttctttttctccccagagctgcaaCAGCAGCAATCAGTCTGGAAAtagcagcacagggagcaccCCAAGCCCTGTTACAAAACCAGGCAGCCCCTGTGAAGGAAGGGGGACGTATGCAGAGCACATGGACTCCAGCCTGCTGTTACTGGGGAATGATCTATCCCAGCAAAACCTAAAAAATGACATGACGGTCCCAAAGAACCAGATGTTTCAAATACCACAAGGCCATAAACCTGGCACTTTCCCCACAGTGCTTACAGATAGCTCCCTGTCTGCACCAGACAGCTCTTCTGTCAACTGGAGAACTGGGAGCTTCCACGGGTGCAGGAGGAGCCGGAGCAGTTCCAGGGATCCCCCAGGCCCCAGGAGTCCCCTGTCGGGCAGGGACAACAGGCTGAGTGTGTATGACAACATGCCCAGCACCCacctgcagggcctggaggccgcacaagtcggtgatgacgACGTTTTCTCAGAGCTGAACAGCGTCATAGCAGATGTCAATGGTCTCAAGAAGTTGGTTGATGAGTGGACAGAGAAGCTCTCAGATGATGGGGATTCTGACTTTGCCAGTGACTTGACCTCTTTGTGTCCAGCCTCCCCTAAAGAAAGCTCCCTTGAAACAGAGGGCTCAGAAGATAAGacagcaggagaggctgagggagagagcagctgtggcctGGGCAAGGAGCTTGGTTCTGCAGACCTGACATACATCACAGACTCTAAAAAGACCTACAG GCACGGGAAGCAGCACTGGTGTGTGGAAGAGACCGTGAGCCTGGAAAGCCTTTCCCTCCAGACTGATGGCCAGTCAGCTGCCCAGCTGGCCCGCACACAAAAGCTGGCACTGTTGAAACTCACAGCTTTAATGGACAGATATTCCCCTTCCAGTAAGCAGGGCTGGAACTG GACCATACCAAAGttcattaaaaaaccaaaagcctCAGACTACAAGGACAAAAATGTGTTTGGTGTTCCTTTACTTCTGAATGTGCAGCGAACAAGCCACCCCCTGCCCAATGGCATCCTGCAAGCCCTGGAGTACCTGAGGAGCCACTTTCTTGACCAG GTTGGCCTGTTCCGAAAATCCGGTGTTAAATCCAGGATTCTGTCTTTAAGAGAAATGAATGAAACCAACCCAAACAACGTCTGTTATGAAGGGCAGTCAGCATTTGATGTGGCAGATATGGTCAAGCAATATTTCCGAGACCTTCCTGAGCCTATATTTACCAGCAGGCTCTGTGAATCCTTCCTCCACATCTACCAAT ACGTGCCGAAGGATGAGCAGTTTCAGGCTGTCCAGGCTGCTATTCTCCTCCTCCCAAAGGAAAACCGAGAAGCTTTGAAAATCCTCCTGTTCTTCCTGCGAGATGTGGTGGCTTTTGTTGAGGAAAACCAGATGACCCCAACCAACATCGCTGTCTGTCTGGCACCTTCTTTGTTTCACCTCAACACCCTGAGGCGGGACagttcctcctcctcatccag ATCCAGTCAGAGGAAGTGCAGCTTGGGGAAGCCAGACCAGAGGGAGCTGAACGAGAACCTGGCAGCAACGCAGGGCTTGGCCCACATGATAATGGAGTGCAACAGGCTCTTCCAG GTAAAACTGCTGCCTGCCTCCCCGCACCATCACAGATGA